A genomic segment from Aegilops tauschii subsp. strangulata cultivar AL8/78 chromosome 1, Aet v6.0, whole genome shotgun sequence encodes:
- the LOC109784649 gene encoding probable methyltransferase At1g29790 has product MRKTVVGSASTGGGWPCGLNLNVVFLLSMVATNLLSLYHLSIRASPTTPALQSGSDFDQQQVLQQLSAIRATVSHLRSATPPPAPELVLYSRLAPVASACSAHPDLLHRFMSYVPFAACPDDVHTLAEPLILRGCHPLPRRRCFSPTPDAGSVQLPTDPFAPLPDSAVRWPTDAKKCRSFSCLPASLGFDVARTEAGKFLRSLGPLDLTVPQLLRLASMSRAGPIRLGLDVGGGTGTLAARLKRAANATVLTTTMDLGAPYSEAAAARGVVPLHAPLQQRFPVGDGTMDLVRAGHAVNRWIPEPALEFLWYDADRVLRPGGLLWVDHLWCRKGDLDGVYAAMLRRLGYKTIKWAVADKTGIGAKDELVYLTALLQKPF; this is encoded by the coding sequence ATGAGGAAGACGGTGGTGGGCTCCGCCTCCACGGGGGGAGGCTGGCCGTGCGGTCTGAACCTCAACGTGGTGTTCCTGCTCTCCATGGTGGCCACCAACCTGCTCTCCCTCTACCACCTCTCCATCCGCGCCTCCCCCACCACGCCGGCGCTCCAATCCGGCTCCGACTTCGACCAGCAGCAGGTCCTCCAGCAGCTCAGCGCCATCCGCGCCACCGTCTCCCACCTCCGGTCCGCCACCCCTCCCCCGGCCCCCGAGCTCGTCCTCTACTCGCGCCTCGCCCCCGTCGCCTCCGCCTGCTCCGCGCACCCCGACCTCCTCCACCGCTTCATGTCCTATGTCCCCTTCGCCGCCTGCCCCGACGACGTCCACACCCTCGCCGAGCCTCTCATCCTCCGCGGCTGCCACCCGCTCCCCAGGCGCCGCTGCTTCTCCCCGACGCCCGATGCCGGATCCGTCCAGCTCCCCACAGACCCCTTCGCGCCGCTCCCCGACTCCGCCGTGCGCTGGCCGACGGACGCCAAGAAATGCAGGTCCTTCTCTTGTCTGCCGGCGTCGCTCGGGTTCGACGTGGCGCGGACGGAGGCCGGCAAGTTCCTCCGGTCGCTGGGGCCTCTGGACCTGACGGTGCCGCAGCTGCTGCGTCTGGCGTCGATGAGCCGCGCGGGGCCCATCCGGCTGGGGCTGGACGTGGGCGGCGGCACTGGGACGCTGGCGGCGCGGCTGAAGCGGGCGGCGAACGCCACGGTGCTGACGACGACCATGGACCTGGGCGCGCCCTACTCGGAGGCCGCGGCGGCCCGCGGGGTGGTGCCGCTGCACGCGCCGCTGCAGCAGCGGTTCCCCGTGGGGGACGGGACGATGGACCTGGTGCGAGCGGGGCACGCGGTGAACCGGTGGATCCCGGAGCCGGCACTGGAGTTCCTGTGGTACGACGCGGACCGGGTGCTGCGCCCGGGCGGGCTGCTCTGGGTGGATCACCTCTGGTGCCGGAAGGGCGACCTCGACGGCGTGTACGCAGCCATGCTGCGGAGGCTGGGCTACAAGACCATCAAGTGGGCCGTCGCCGACAAAACCGGCATTGGCGCCAAGGACGAGCTCGTCTACCTCACCGCGCTGCTGCAGAAGCCATTCTAG